One genomic segment of Cellulophaga sp. HaHaR_3_176 includes these proteins:
- the metE gene encoding 5-methyltetrahydropteroyltriglutamate--homocysteine S-methyltransferase encodes MKTTNLGYPRIGNQRELKKALENYWAGKEPVETLLETAKLIRRQNWLLQKEQGIDLIPSNDFSLYDQVLDMCMTLNAIPDRYISIKHNKNFSSEDLYFAMARGIQKDGVDITAMEMTKWFDTNYHYLVPEFSEGQKFSFVNSKIIDEYKEALALGIKTKPVLIGPVSFLLLGKEKNGNFNRIDLLNELLPSYYEILKQLTALDAEHVQFDEPYLATELSNKEREAIRFTYTQIADKFPELKITLANYFDCFGENLNTVLELPVHTLHLDLVRCNLQLDDILNSNKLKSNTHLSLGVVDGRNIWKNDFEKSLELIQKAVNNIGEDRILIAPSCSLIHSPCDLELEKNEANLSAEVKQWLAFAKQKLEEVKTLRDFAAKKNLATTIDKVKANVLANKNRKTSTTIHNPEVKQRVEALTTKDDQRINSFSVRQKLQQTALNLPLYPTTTIGSFPQTKEVRSQRANFKKGNISTEDYNTFLEKETRETIKFQENAGLDVLVHGEFERNDMVEYFGEKLNGFAFTSFGWVQSYGSRCVKPPIIFGDVSRENPMTVEWSSYAQSLTKKPVKGMLTGPVTILQWSFVRNDQPRSQTCAQIALAIRDEVVDLEKAGLQIIQIDEPAIREGLPLRKADWEVYLNWAIKSFRISASGVQDQTQIHTHMCYSEFNDIIQNIADMDADVITIECSRSQMELLDVFHEFKYPNEIGPGVYDIHSPRVPERSEMVALIEKANKLIPAEQLWINPDCGLKTRHWEETKKALIEMVAAAQECRKKVAAIA; translated from the coding sequence ATGAAAACTACAAATTTAGGGTACCCAAGAATTGGAAATCAAAGAGAGCTTAAAAAAGCTTTAGAAAACTATTGGGCAGGTAAAGAGCCTGTAGAAACATTGTTAGAAACAGCAAAATTAATTAGAAGACAAAACTGGCTATTGCAAAAAGAGCAAGGAATAGACCTTATACCTTCTAACGATTTTTCATTATACGATCAAGTTTTAGATATGTGCATGACTTTAAATGCAATACCAGATCGTTATATTTCTATAAAACACAACAAAAATTTTTCTTCTGAAGATCTTTATTTTGCAATGGCTAGAGGTATTCAAAAAGATGGTGTTGATATTACTGCTATGGAAATGACTAAGTGGTTTGATACTAATTATCATTATTTAGTACCAGAATTTTCTGAAGGTCAAAAATTCTCTTTTGTAAATTCAAAAATAATTGACGAATATAAAGAGGCTTTAGCGCTAGGTATAAAAACAAAACCTGTTTTAATAGGTCCTGTTTCATTCTTACTTTTAGGTAAAGAAAAAAACGGAAACTTTAATAGAATCGATTTATTGAATGAATTGTTACCATCGTACTACGAAATATTAAAGCAATTGACCGCTTTAGACGCTGAACATGTTCAGTTTGATGAGCCTTACCTTGCAACAGAGTTATCAAATAAAGAGCGAGAAGCTATTCGCTTTACATACACACAAATAGCAGATAAATTCCCAGAATTAAAAATAACTTTAGCAAACTATTTTGATTGCTTTGGTGAGAATTTAAATACCGTTCTTGAGTTACCTGTACATACATTACATTTAGATTTAGTACGTTGTAATTTACAGTTAGATGATATTTTAAATTCAAACAAATTAAAATCAAACACCCATTTATCATTAGGGGTAGTTGATGGTAGAAATATTTGGAAGAATGATTTTGAAAAATCTTTAGAATTAATTCAAAAAGCAGTAAACAACATTGGTGAAGATCGCATTTTAATTGCTCCATCATGCTCTTTAATTCATTCGCCATGCGATTTAGAATTAGAAAAAAACGAAGCTAATTTAAGTGCTGAAGTAAAGCAATGGTTAGCATTTGCAAAACAAAAGTTAGAAGAGGTAAAAACATTACGTGATTTTGCTGCTAAGAAAAACTTAGCTACTACAATAGATAAAGTAAAAGCCAATGTTTTAGCAAATAAAAATCGAAAAACTTCAACAACTATACACAACCCAGAGGTAAAACAACGTGTTGAAGCATTAACAACAAAAGATGATCAACGAATAAACTCTTTTTCTGTTAGGCAAAAACTACAACAAACAGCATTAAACTTACCATTATACCCAACAACAACTATCGGTTCTTTCCCTCAAACTAAAGAAGTTCGTAGCCAAAGAGCCAATTTTAAAAAAGGCAATATTTCTACTGAAGACTATAATACTTTTCTTGAAAAAGAGACAAGAGAAACTATTAAATTTCAAGAAAATGCAGGCTTAGATGTACTGGTACATGGCGAGTTTGAGCGTAATGACATGGTCGAGTATTTTGGAGAAAAACTAAACGGATTTGCCTTTACTAGTTTTGGTTGGGTACAGAGTTATGGTAGTAGATGTGTAAAACCACCTATTATTTTTGGTGATGTATCTAGAGAAAATCCAATGACGGTAGAATGGTCATCATACGCACAATCGTTAACCAAAAAACCCGTAAAAGGTATGTTAACAGGCCCTGTAACTATTTTACAATGGTCATTTGTTCGTAATGATCAGCCACGCTCACAAACTTGTGCTCAAATAGCATTAGCTATACGTGATGAAGTGGTAGATTTAGAAAAAGCTGGTTTACAAATTATACAGATTGATGAACCTGCGATACGAGAAGGTTTACCATTGCGAAAAGCAGATTGGGAAGTATACTTAAATTGGGCAATTAAATCGTTCCGTATATCGGCAAGTGGTGTACAAGATCAAACTCAAATACATACCCACATGTGTTATTCTGAATTTAATGATATTATTCAAAATATTGCTGATATGGATGCTGATGTAATTACTATTGAGTGCTCAAGATCGCAAATGGAGCTTTTAGATGTTTTTCATGAGTTTAAATATCCTAACGAAATAGGACCTGGAGTTTATGACATTCACTCTCCAAGAGTACCTGAACGTTCAGAAATGGTAGCGTTGATTGAAAAGGCAAATAAACTAATTCCTGCAGAGCAACTTTGGATTAACCCCGATTGTGGCCTTAAAACCAGACATTGGGAAGAAACAAAAAAAGCCTTAATTGAAATGGTAGCAGCCGCTCAAGAATGTAGAAAAAAGGTAGCTGCAATAGCATAA
- a CDS encoding Lrp/AsnC family transcriptional regulator yields the protein MNNLDVTDLELLKHLQLNSNYTTKELAALVNLSSTPVYERVRKLEKEGYVKKYTAILDAEKLGRELIVFCNITLKQHTKAIGNKFVEDILSLNEVTECYNISGDYDFMLKVMVKNMKDYQDFVINSLGSVENIGSAHSTFVIGTIKHTYAVPL from the coding sequence ATGAATAATTTAGATGTAACAGATTTAGAACTATTGAAACACCTACAATTAAATTCTAATTACACGACAAAAGAGCTTGCTGCGTTAGTAAATTTATCATCAACACCCGTGTATGAGCGTGTTCGAAAATTAGAAAAAGAGGGATATGTAAAAAAATATACAGCAATACTTGATGCTGAAAAGCTAGGCAGAGAACTAATTGTTTTCTGTAACATTACATTAAAACAACACACCAAAGCAATTGGTAATAAGTTTGTTGAAGATATTTTGTCATTAAATGAAGTAACGGAATGTTATAATATTTCGGGCGATTATGATTTTATGCTAAAAGTAATGGTTAAAAACATGAAAGATTATCAAGACTTTGTAATAAATAGCTTAGGCTCAGTAGAAAACATAGGTAGTGCACACAGTACTTTTGTGATTGGTACTATAAAACATACTTATGCCGTGCCCTTATAG
- a CDS encoding response regulator gives MAYNILVVEDNFIIQMFIEEILLSIGNTVSTANNAKTALEHLSNHKPDLIFMDIGIGKGLDGIEVTTIINEKYKIPVVYLTGNSDLSTLERAQNTNPIHVIFKPIDESKLIKEFSHIIEKVAEYNRHQLLANNS, from the coding sequence ATGGCATATAACATATTAGTAGTTGAAGACAATTTTATTATTCAAATGTTTATTGAAGAAATTTTATTAAGCATTGGTAATACCGTGAGCACAGCCAATAACGCAAAAACTGCTCTAGAACATCTTTCTAACCACAAACCAGATCTTATTTTTATGGATATTGGTATTGGTAAAGGACTAGATGGTATTGAAGTAACCACTATTATTAATGAAAAATACAAAATACCTGTAGTTTACCTAACAGGTAATTCTGATTTATCAACACTTGAAAGAGCTCAAAACACCAATCCTATTCACGTTATTTTTAAACCTATAGATGAGAGTAAATTAATAAAAGAGTTTAGCCACATTATCGAAAAAGTAGCTGAATACAACAGACATCAGTTATTAGCGAATAACAGCTAA